TCGGGGTCCATCGCCTCGAGCACGTCCGCGGCCCGCTCGTCGTCCAGCCCGGCCAGCAGGCCGGCCTGGACCTCCTCGGGCAGCTCCTCCAGGGTGGCGGCCAGGCGGTCGTCGTCGAGGTCGTGGACCACGTCGCGCTGGGCCCGGGCGGGCATGGCCTGGAGCGCGGCGGCCAGGTCGGCTGGGCGGAGGCCGGCCAGGGCCGCGACCCGGCTCTCGGCCGTCTCGGCCGCCTCGAGTCCTTGCACCATGTCCCAGGGCAGCCGCAGGTGCCTGGCCCGGCGCCAGGGGCGCAGCCCGCCGGTCGGCTCGAGCACGTCCAGGGCCGTGACCACCCAGCCCTCGTGGCGGACCTGCCCGATGGCCACGTCGTTGACGCGCAGCTCCTTGCCGGTGTCACGGTGGCGGGCCCGGGAGTCGAGCAGCTCGCCCAGGACCAGCGTCTCCCCCGCCCGCTGCTCGAACGGCCGCAGGTTGACCGAGCCGGTGCGCAGGGTGGCACCGCTCTCGTCCAGCTCACCGACCCGTCCCATGGCCACGAAGATCGGGCGGCGCTGGACGACCACGGTCATGCCGAGGACGACCGGCGCCTCGCCAGGGCTGGCCTGGGCGATGACCACGTCGTTGATGCGCCCGATGGTCTCGCCGTTGGGCGCCCGCACGGGCAGCCGGGCCAGGCGGGACACGAACAGCTGCTCGGTCGTGGGGGCCATGTCGCTCACCTCCCGGCATGAGTGGTCCACCGGCCTTGCTGGGAGGACTCCCTGCCGGCGGTTACCTTGCGTTGAAGTACTTCGCCTCGGGGTGATGCACGATCACGGCCGAGGTGGACTGCTCCGGGTGGAGCTGGAACTCCTCGGACAGCTCGACGCCGATCCGCTCCGGGCGCAGCAACTCGAAGATCTTGCGCTGTTCCTCGAGGTCGGGGCAAGCCGGGTAGCCGAACGAGTAGCGCGAGCCCCGGTAGCCCTGGTCGAACAGCTCCTCGAGGTCGTCGGCGTCCTCGCCGGCGATGCCGAGCTCCTCGCGGACCCGCTTGTGCCAGTACTCGGCCAGGGCCTCGGCCATCTCCACGGTGACGCCGTGCAGCTCGAGGTACTCCCGGTAGCGGTCGGCGGCGAACAGCCTGGCGGTGGCCTCGGAAGCGGAGCGGCCCATGGTGACCACGTGGAAGGCGACCACGTCGCGCTCCCCGGAGGAGACCGGGCGGAAGAAGTCGGCCAGGCACAGGCGCCGGTCGCGGCGCTGGCGCGGGAAGGTGAAGCGGACCCACTCGCTGCCGTCGGAGCGCCAGACCACGAGGTCGTTGCCGTCGGCGTTGCACGGGAAGTAGCCGTACACCACGGCCGGGCGGAGGATCTGCTGGGCGACGGCCTCGTCCAGCAGGGCTCGCAGCCGCGGCCGGGCCTCGGTCTCCAGCGTGCGCCGCCAGCCCTCCCTGCCCCCGGACGGGCGGAGCTGCCACTGGCCCCGGAACAGGGCCGACTCGTTGAGGTAGGCGGCGACGTCGCGCACGGGGACGCCCTTGACGATCCTGGCCTCGCCGAGGAACGGCGGGGTGGGGACGGGCACGTCGGTGGCCACGTCGGAGCGGGCGACGGCCGAGGTGTCGGGCGCCTCGGGGGCGGGGCCGCGCGGCCCCTTGGGCGCGACCCGGGGCCTGCGCACCGGCTCCTTCTCCACCGGGGAACCCGACGCCCGCTCCTCGCGGAGCTGGTCCATGACGTTGAGCCCGGCGAACGCGTCCCGGCAGTAGAACACGCGCCCCTTGTAGATGCGGCGCAGGTCGCCCTCGACGTAGGTGCGGTTCAGGGCGGCCCCGCCGAGCAGCACGGGGTAGCGGTCCAGGCCGCGGGCGTTCAGCTCCTCGAGGTTCTCGCGCATGACCACGGTCGACTTGACCAGCAGGCCGGACATGCCGATCGCGTCGGCGCCGACCTCCTCGGCCTTGTCGATGATCGACGAGATCGGCTGCTTGATGCCGATGTTGTGGACCGAGTAGCCGTTGTTGGTGAGGATGATGTCGACCAGGTTCTTGCCGATGTCGTGGACGTCGCCCTTGACCGTGGCCAGCACCACCCGGCCCTTGCCGCCCTGGTCGGCCTTTTCCATGTGCGGCTCGAGGACGGCCACGGCAGCCTTCATCACCTCGGCCGACTGCAGCACGAACGGCAGCTGCATCTCGCCCGCGCCGAACAGGTCGCCGACGGTCTTCATGCCGGCCAGCAGCACCTCGTTGATGACGCCGAGGGCGCTGCGGGTCTCGAGCGCCTCGGTGAGGTCGGCCTCGAGCCCATCGCGCACGCCGTCGACGATGCGGCGCTGCAGCCGCTCGTCGATCGGCAGGGCGGCCAGGTCCTCGACCGTGGCCGACCTGGTGACCTCCTTGCCCTCGAACAGGGCCATGAACCGCTGCAAGGGGTCGTAGCCCTGCCGGCGCCGGTCGTAGACCAGGTCGAGCGCGACCTCGCGCTGCTCGGGGTCGATCCGGTGCATGGGCAGGATCTTGGCCGGCGACACGATCGCGGCGTCGAGCCCGGCCTCGCGCGCCTCGTGCAGGAACACCGAGTTGAGGACCTGGCGGGCGGCGGGCGACAGGCCGAAGGAGACGTTGGACACGCCGAGGATGGTCCGCACCCCGGGCAGCTCGGCCTTGATCCGGCGGACCGCCTCGATGGTGGCCATCGCGTCGCCGCGCAGGTCCTCCTGGCCCGAGCCGAGCGGGAAGGTGAGCGCGTCGAACACCAGGTCCTCGGGCGCGAGCCCATGCTTGCCCACGGCCAGGTCGTGGATGCGGTGGGCGATGCGCAGCTTCCACTCGACGTCGCGGGCCTGGCCCTCCTCGTCGATCAGCAGGGCGACCAGGGCGGCGCCGTACTGCCTGGCCATCGGGCAGACGGCGTCCA
The nucleotide sequence above comes from Actinomycetes bacterium. Encoded proteins:
- a CDS encoding CBS domain-containing protein → MAPTTEQLFVSRLARLPVRAPNGETIGRINDVVIAQASPGEAPVVLGMTVVVQRRPIFVAMGRVGELDESGATLRTGSVNLRPFEQRAGETLVLGELLDSRARHRDTGKELRVNDVAIGQVRHEGWVVTALDVLEPTGGLRPWRRARHLRLPWDMVQGLEAAETAESRVAALAGLRPADLAAALQAMPARAQRDVVHDLDDDRLAATLEELPEEVQAGLLAGLDDERAADVLEAMDPDDAADLLGELSEADRARLLALMVPDEAEPVRRLLVYDEETAGGLMNPEPVIMRASDTVAEALARVRDPDLPPALAGQVFVVRPPTQTPTGPYMGVAHFQRLLREPPGDPLVACIDTDLDTLPPDVPTRRVAEYLATYDLLAAPVCDRQRRLLGAVSVDDVLDHLLPEAWRRGPARSRANGTNSGDGNGAHRGNGASDLEQAP
- the metH gene encoding methionine synthase; translation: MNRDFLAALRERVLVFDGAMGTMLHAADLSLDDYESLEGCSEILSVTRPDVVKGIHAAYFEAGADAVETNSFGASAVVLDEYGIADRVVELNEVAARLAREVADDFAADGRPRWVAGSMGPGTKLPTLGHTTYATLLATYTDQAAGLLAGGADVLLVETCQDLLQLKAAVAGAHAGMRRAGRKVPLMVQVTVETTGQMLLGSDIAAALTAIEPLGVDVVGMNCATGPAEMGEHLRHLSQHARTPLSCLPNAGLPELRDGAPYYPLSPAELAEAHARFVAEFGVNVVGGCCGTTPEHVRQVVEAVGGHAPVPRDPVPEPSLSSLYQSVPLDQDLTYLTVGERCNANGSRKFRDLMLEGDLEGMTGVAKEQIREGAHVLDVCVDYVGRDGVPDMDTLVEQLARQSTVPVMLDSTQADVIEAGLARLGGRAIVNSVNLEDGEARMDAVCPMARQYGAALVALLIDEEGQARDVEWKLRIAHRIHDLAVGKHGLAPEDLVFDALTFPLGSGQEDLRGDAMATIEAVRRIKAELPGVRTILGVSNVSFGLSPAARQVLNSVFLHEAREAGLDAAIVSPAKILPMHRIDPEQREVALDLVYDRRRQGYDPLQRFMALFEGKEVTRSATVEDLAALPIDERLQRRIVDGVRDGLEADLTEALETRSALGVINEVLLAGMKTVGDLFGAGEMQLPFVLQSAEVMKAAVAVLEPHMEKADQGGKGRVVLATVKGDVHDIGKNLVDIILTNNGYSVHNIGIKQPISSIIDKAEEVGADAIGMSGLLVKSTVVMRENLEELNARGLDRYPVLLGGAALNRTYVEGDLRRIYKGRVFYCRDAFAGLNVMDQLREERASGSPVEKEPVRRPRVAPKGPRGPAPEAPDTSAVARSDVATDVPVPTPPFLGEARIVKGVPVRDVAAYLNESALFRGQWQLRPSGGREGWRRTLETEARPRLRALLDEAVAQQILRPAVVYGYFPCNADGNDLVVWRSDGSEWVRFTFPRQRRDRRLCLADFFRPVSSGERDVVAFHVVTMGRSASEATARLFAADRYREYLELHGVTVEMAEALAEYWHKRVREELGIAGEDADDLEELFDQGYRGSRYSFGYPACPDLEEQRKIFELLRPERIGVELSEEFQLHPEQSTSAVIVHHPEAKYFNAR